Proteins co-encoded in one Stomoxys calcitrans chromosome 5, idStoCalc2.1, whole genome shotgun sequence genomic window:
- the LOC106093374 gene encoding bolA-like protein 3, protein MSGLGRLSIAKFLNSFAGKPVTVKAKCLDWLVKREFSSNNSEKIIQQTLATRFPKATTIEVRDVSGGCGAMFEVFVETDEFVGLNTLKQHKLVTNTLKDQIKEMHGVRIHTAIPASK, encoded by the exons ATGTCAGGTCTAGGAAGATTA TCGATAGCTAAGTTCCTTAACTCATTTGCCGGTAAACCCGTGACGGTAAAAGCAAAATGTTTAGACTGG cttgtaaagcGCGAATTTTCCAGCAATAATTCGGAAAAAATTATTCAGCAAACATTAGCAACACGCTTCCCTAAAGCTACAACCATCGAGGTTAGGGACGTCTCTGGAGGATGCGGAGCAATGTTTGAGGTTTTTGTGGAAACAGATGAATTTGTCGGCCTTAACACACTGAAACAGCACAAGCTCGTCACCAATACACTTAAGGATCAAATCAAGGAAATGCATGGCGTCCGAATTCACACTGCTATTCCCGCTTCCAAATAA